The following coding sequences are from one Bombus terrestris chromosome 14, iyBomTerr1.2, whole genome shotgun sequence window:
- the LOC100648113 gene encoding inositol hexakisphosphate and diphosphoinositol-pentakisphosphate kinase 2 isoform X2, translating to MSYTELEHGYQGLRSASRPIFYVGDLNTVQPTLVGPVASSIYRSSKRAELSDGCSNDDGCMGGSDLEGEGKQVLVGICAMAKKSQSKPMKEILTRLEEFEYIKIVVFPEEVILKESVEDWPIVDCLISFHSKGFPLDKAINYANLRNPFIINNLPMQYDIQDRRRVYAILESEGIEIPRYAVLDRDSSDPKHHELVESEDHVEVNGVTFNKPFVEKPVSAEDHNIYIYYPTSAGGGSQRLFRKIGSRSSVYSPESRVRKTGSYIYEDFMPTDGTDVKVYTVGPDYAHAEARKSPALDGKVERDSEGKEIRYPVILSNAEKLISRKVCLAFKQTVCGFDLLRANGQSFVCDVNGFSFVKNSNKYYDDCAKILGNMILRELAPTLHIPWSVPFQLDDPPIVPTTFGKMMELRCVVAVIRHGDRTPKQKMKVEVRHPKFFEIFAKYDGYKHGHIKLKRPKQLQEILDTARSLLAEIQHRAAGPELEEKQGKLEQLKSVLEMYGHFSGINRKVQMKYQPRGRPRGSSSDDDRLGEPSLVLILKWGGELTPAGRIQAEELGRIFRCMYPGGQEEDSEMLPNHGDYAGAQGLGLLRLHSTFRHDLKIYASDEGRVQMTAAAFAKGLLALEGELTPILVQMVKSANTNGLLDNDCDSSKYQNMVKTRLHELLQQDREFTCEDREQINPGNALSINAAMDFVKNPVRCCQHVHTLIQKLMDIVRIKKDDPKTKDAILYHGETWELMGRRWGKIEKDFCTKNKRFDISKIPDIYDCIKYDLQHNNHTLQFEHAEELYIYSKYLADIVIPQEYGLTVQEKLTIGQGICTPLLKKIRADLQRNIEETGEETVNRLNPRYSHGVSSPGRHVRTRLYFTSESHVHSLLTVLRYGGLLDVMKDEQWRRAMEYVSMVSELNYMSQIVVMLYEDPTKDPSSEERFHVELHFSPGVNCCVQKNLPPGPGFRPHSRNESSHNVGESGGSAQDTISQCSTRIEEEDVEMGILEDDFMNPPLQSETPPRTMETDTVDAMIDSPTTSRGVDMMDLHPNMMDEPFDSGFLQSSAPIPISARTVAGHEAARLGSQLAASQRQRRDAERGTIVEPRARSYDHQRQDKPEKAADKLQYQSLDAVNKEEKHVTEQRYLERSGQVLLNVPTEKFSLPHSFSSPEFPVPSIKTSTLRSTPLVTLHTSPLISPNSRSSDVTDIVLPIPTIRSSFFNIDLEQSYDFNPPTQSKKYGRSHSETILPGIERSDTRPSIIQPDPTCTARRHRHSISGQMSYFKLLGYNVNKKLTGSANSLFSTAVISGSSSAPNLKDMVPPHASAVAAIEGFGGVPPIRPLETLHNALSLRQLDSFLEMMTSAPLFRTPASSPPKYPSPGGSTHESVNQNINIGGVSREYHSSDLEAVRYRKKLSKPSLDADIDSLLRYITPTPIQYKPSNDGESCDIRNQLSPTSPNSTGWSSEPQSFLSSEPSSPAPTSTGECSMSISLISNDGAQSFNVGPKFSTTPCLDVDFNEFCINIDQEHREGRGSVSYTDYYSNEDGQIRNCSFGAGFNSNLQKIMRTDDLPVDNMDDDEDHTITLKQTEEQKKQDVKQIFEQKEYPSTKSSSSYKKIGRFLVESKEISDEDVRIKEADNIDKSKSPASMKTESFNIEKTQKSKDGIDVMQEQQKKKNFFRSQSVSMPKTPTQKQESNYSYKCTSKISSLSNMSDKDLENWKQSMMESKDPCTIEMKAEEPILTVASSMTGNSSVTIGFNVQDEKKEPDL from the exons ATGTCTTACACTGAATTGGAACATGGTTATCAG GGTCTACGGAGTGCCAGCCGACCAATTTTCTACGTAGGGGATTTAAATACTGTACAACCAACCCTTGTGGGTCCTGTAGCTTCTTCTATATATCGTTCATCAAAAAGA GCCGAACTGTCGGACGGGTGTAGCAATGATGATGGATGCATGGGTGGAAGCGATTTGGAAGGAGAAGGGAAGCAAGTTTTGGTTGGAATCTGTGCGATGGCAAAAAAATCACAAAGTAAACCAATGAAGGAAATTTTAACAAGATTGGAAGAATTTGAGTACATtaaaatagtagtatttcctgAAGAAGTTATTTTAAAG GAGTCTGTAGAAGATTGGCCAATTGTTGATTGTTTAATAAGCTTCCATAGTAAAGGCTTTCCCCTTGATAAAGCTATAAATTATGCTAATCTTAGAAATCCTTTTATCATCAATAATTTGCCCATGCAATATGACATTCAG GATCGTAGGAGAGTTTATGCCATCTTAGAGAGTGAAGGTATTGAAATCCCAAGATATGCTGTCCTGGATAGAGACTCGTCTGATCCAAAAC ATCATGAACTAGTAGAATCAGAAGATCATGTCGAAGTTAATGGTGTTACATTCAACAAACCGTTTGTGGAAAAACCAGTATCTGCAGAGGatcataatatttacatttattatccTACATCTGCAGGTGGAGGCAGTCAAAGATTATTTAGGAAg ATTGGAAGTCGTAGTAGTGTATATTCACCAGAATCTCGAGTTCGTAAAACAGGTTCTTACATATACGAAGATTTTATGCCAACCGACGGTACAGACGTTAAGGTTTATACCGTGGGTCCAGATTATGCTCACGCAGAGGCAAGAAAAAGCCCTGCATTGGATGGTAAAGTCGAAAGAGATtcagaaggaaaagaaattcgCTATCCGGTTATACTAAGTAATGCTGAAAAGTTAATTAGTAGAAAAGTGTGCTTAGCTTTTAAACAAACAGTTTGTGGTTTTGATTTACTTag GGCAAACGGGCAGTCATTTGTGTGCGACGTAAATGGGTTTAGTTTTGTAAAGAATTCTAACAAATATTATGATGACTGCGCAAAGATTTTGGGAAATATGATTTTAAGAGAATTGGCACCCACTTTACATATACCATGGAGCGTTCCTTTTCAATTGGACGATCCGCCTATTGTGCCTACTACATttggaaaaat GATGGAATTACGATGTGTAGTTGCTGTTATAAGGCATGGAGATCGAACGCCAAAACAGAAAATGAAAGTAGAAGTTCGTCACCCGAA ATTtttcgagatattcgcaaaatacGACGGCTACAAGCATGGTCATATTAAATTAAAGAGGCCTAAGCAATTGCAAGAAATATTGGATACCGCACGTAGTTTATTGGCTGAAATACAACATCGTGCTGCTGGACCTGAATTGGAAGAAAAACAAGGAAAATTAGAACAATTGAAAAGCGTCTTAGAAAT GTACGGTCATTTCTCAGGGATAAATCGCAAGGTACAAATGAAATATCAACCAAGAGGCCGACCAAGAGGGAGTTCATCAGATGATG atcGACTTGGAGAACCTTCCCTTGTATTGATATTAAAATGGGGTGGAGAACTAACACCAGCCGGCCGTATTCAGGCAGAGGAGTTAGGAAGAATATTTCGCTGCATGTATCCTGGTGGTCAAG AGGAAGACTCAGAGATGTTACCAAACCACG gtgaTTATGCTGGTGCACAAGGTTTAGGGTTACTTAGACTTCATTCAACATTTCGACATGACTTAAAGATCTATGCAAGTGATGAAGGAAGAGTTCAAATGACAGCAGCAGCCTTCGCAAAAGGTTTACTCGCATTAGAGGGTGAATTAACGCCAATATTAGTGCAGATGGTGAAGAGTGCTAATACTAATGGTCTATTGGACAACGATTGCGATAGTAGTAAATACCAAAATAT ggTAAAAACACGACTTCATGAATTATTACAACAAGACCGAGAATTTACGTGTGAAGACAGAGAACAGATAAATCCTGGTAACGCACTGAGCATTAACGCAGCCATGGATTTTGTTAAAAATCCTGTTCGTTGCTGCCAGCATGTTCATACTTTGATTCAAAAATTAATGGACATTGTTCGTATTAAGAAAGATGATCCTAAAACTAAAG ATGCAATTCTTTATCATGGTGAAACGTGGGAATTAATGGGTCGTCGATGGGGAAAGATTGAGAAGGATTTCTGTACCAAAAATAAGAGGTTCGATATATCGAAAATCCCGGATATTTATGATTGTATAAAGTATGATTTACAACATAACAACCATACGTTACAATTCGAACACGCGGAGGAATTGTACATTTATTCTAAGTATCTGGCAGATATAGTGATACCACAG GAATATGGATTAACAGTGCAAGAGAAGCTCACCATAGGCCAAGGTATTTGCACTCCTCTATTAAAAAAGATAAGAGCAGATTTGCagagaaatatcgaagaaactgGAGAAGAAACAGTTAATAGACTCAATCCGAg ATACTCCCATGGAGTTTCTAGTCCCGGTCGGCATGTACGCACAAGACTTTACTTTACAAGTGAAAGCCACGTACATTCTTTGTTGACTGTTTTACGTTATGGTGGTTTACTTGAT GTAATGAAAGATGAACAATGGCGTCGAGCTATGGAGTATGTTAGTATGGTTTCGGAATTAAATTACATGTCTCAAATTGTAGTTATGTTGTACGAAGATCCAACTAAAGATCCTAGCAGCGAAGAACGTTTTCACGTTGAATTGCATTTCAGTCCTGGTGTAAATTGTTGTGTGCAAAAGAATTTACCACCAGGACCAGGTTTTAGACCCCATTCACGCAATGAGAGTAGCCATAATGTA GGTGAAAGTGGTGGTTCTGCTCAAGATACCATTTCACAATGTAGCACCCGAATAGAGGAAGAAGATGTAGAGATGGGAATTTTGGAAGACGATTTTATGAATCCACCATTGCAATCT GAAACACCTCCACGAACAATGGAAACAGATACTGTAGATGCAATGATAGATAGTCCAACAACCAGTAGAGGAGTTGATATGATGGACTTACATCCTAACATGATGGATGAACCATTTGATAGTGGCTTTTTGCAGAGTTCTGCGCCCATTCCAATAAG TGCTAGAACCGTAGCTGGTCATGAAGCAGCAAGACTTGGTAGTCAATTAGCTGCAAGTCAACGTCAACGACGTGATGCAGAAAGAGGCACAATTGTTGAACCACGTGCTCGCAGTTATGATCATCAAAGACAGGACAAGCCCGAGAAAG CTGCGGACAAGCTGCAGTATCAGAGCTTGGACGCGGTCAACAAAGAAG AGAAGCATGTAACAGAGCAACGTTACTTAGAGAGATCTGGCCAGGTTTTGTTGAACGTGCCAACGGAAAAATTCAGTCTGCCACACTCCTTTAGTTCACCGGAGTTTCCAGTTCCTTCGATAAAAACCTCCACTTTGAGATCGACACCCTTGGTGACTTTGCACACATCTCCTCTAATCTCACCGAACAGCCGGAGCTCTGATGTGACGGATATCGTGTTACCAATCCCCACGATTCGTTCTTCGTTTTTCAATATCGATCTCGAACAGTCTTACGATTTCAATCCACCTACTCAGAGTAAGAAATACGGACGTTCTCATTCAGAGACGATTCTTCCTGGGATTGAGCGTAGCG ACACACGACCTTCGATCATTCAACCTGACCCTACCTGCACAGCAAGGCGCCACCGTCACAGTATCTCCGGACAGATGAGTTATTTCAAGCTGTTGGGCTACAACGTCAACAAAAAATTGACTGGATCAGCAAACAGTTTGTTCAGCACAGCTGTTATCAGTGGATCCTCCAGTGCGCCAAATCTCAAGGATATGGTACCACCTCATGCCTCTGCTGTTGCTG CAATAGAAGGTTTTGGTGGTGTACCGCCAATAAGACCTTTAGAAACTCTTCACAATGCATTGTCATTACGTCAATTGGATTCCTTTTTGGAAATGATGACCAGTGCGCCTCTGTTTCGAACACCCGCCTCTTCGCCTCCAAAGTATCCTTCACCTGGTGGATCAACCCACGAATCGGTTAACCAAAATATCAATATTGGAGGAGTCAGTCGCGAGTACCACTCTTCCGACCTGGAAGCTGTCAGGTACCGTAAGAAATTAAGTAAACCATCCTT AGATGCAGACATTGATTCTCTTCTTAGGTACATCACGCCAACGCCCATACAGTATAAACCTTCGAACGATGGAGAATCTTGTGATATAAGAAATCAATTGTCACCAACCAGCCCTAATA GTACTGGATGGAGCAGTGAACCACAATCATTTCTCTCTTCTGAACCTTCATCTCCTGCACCGACTTCAACAGGAGAATGCAGTATGTCTATAAGCTTAATCAGCAATGACgg tGCTCAATCGTTTAATGTGGGTCCTAAATTTTCTACAACTCCCTGCTTGGATGTGGATTTTAacgaattttgtataaatatcgatCAAGAGCATAGAGAAGGTCGTGGTAGTGTATCATATACAGATTATTATAGCAATGAAGATGGTCAAATACGAAACTGTAGTTTCGGAGCAGGCTTCAATTCTAATTTACAAAAGATCATGCGTACTGATGATCTTCCGGTTGATAATATGGATGATGATGAGGACCATACTATAACTTTAAAACAAACTGAAGAGCAGAAAAAGCAAGATgtgaaacaaatatttgaacAGAAGGAATATCCAAGCACAAAATCTAGTAGTAGCTATAAGAAAATTGGaag ATTCCTTGTTGAAAGCAAGGAAATATCAGACGAAGACGTCAGGATTAAAGAAGCAGATAATATAGACAAGTCAAAATCACCTGCTTCTATGAAAACTGAATCTTTTAATatagaaaaaacacaaaaaagcAAAGATGGTATTGATGTTATGCAAGAGcaacagaagaagaaaaatttttttCGATCTCAGAGTGTTTCTATGCCAAAAACTCCTACACAGAAGCAAGAATCAAATTACAGCTACAAATGTACTTCAAAGATAAGCTCTCTTTCAAATATGTCAGATAAAGATTTGGAGAATTGGAAGCAGAGCATGATGGAATCAAAAGATCCTTGCACCATAGAAATGAAGGCAGAGGAGCCAATTCTGACTGTAGCAAGTAGCATGACAGGTAATTCTAGCGTGACAATAGGTTTTAATGTTcaagatgaaaaaaaagaacCTGATCTTTAA
- the LOC100648113 gene encoding inositol hexakisphosphate and diphosphoinositol-pentakisphosphate kinase 2 isoform X1 has protein sequence MSYTELEHGYQGLRSASRPIFYVGDLNTVQPTLVGPVASSIYRSSKRAELSDGCSNDDGCMGGSDLEGEGKQVLVGICAMAKKSQSKPMKEILTRLEEFEYIKIVVFPEEVILKESVEDWPIVDCLISFHSKGFPLDKAINYANLRNPFIINNLPMQYDIQDRRRVYAILESEGIEIPRYAVLDRDSSDPKHHELVESEDHVEVNGVTFNKPFVEKPVSAEDHNIYIYYPTSAGGGSQRLFRKIGSRSSVYSPESRVRKTGSYIYEDFMPTDGTDVKVYTVGPDYAHAEARKSPALDGKVERDSEGKEIRYPVILSNAEKLISRKVCLAFKQTVCGFDLLRANGQSFVCDVNGFSFVKNSNKYYDDCAKILGNMILRELAPTLHIPWSVPFQLDDPPIVPTTFGKMMELRCVVAVIRHGDRTPKQKMKVEVRHPKFFEIFAKYDGYKHGHIKLKRPKQLQEILDTARSLLAEIQHRAAGPELEEKQGKLEQLKSVLEMYGHFSGINRKVQMKYQPRGRPRGSSSDDDRLGEPSLVLILKWGGELTPAGRIQAEELGRIFRCMYPGGQGRHLSEEDSEMLPNHGDYAGAQGLGLLRLHSTFRHDLKIYASDEGRVQMTAAAFAKGLLALEGELTPILVQMVKSANTNGLLDNDCDSSKYQNMVKTRLHELLQQDREFTCEDREQINPGNALSINAAMDFVKNPVRCCQHVHTLIQKLMDIVRIKKDDPKTKDAILYHGETWELMGRRWGKIEKDFCTKNKRFDISKIPDIYDCIKYDLQHNNHTLQFEHAEELYIYSKYLADIVIPQEYGLTVQEKLTIGQGICTPLLKKIRADLQRNIEETGEETVNRLNPRYSHGVSSPGRHVRTRLYFTSESHVHSLLTVLRYGGLLDVMKDEQWRRAMEYVSMVSELNYMSQIVVMLYEDPTKDPSSEERFHVELHFSPGVNCCVQKNLPPGPGFRPHSRNESSHNVGESGGSAQDTISQCSTRIEEEDVEMGILEDDFMNPPLQSETPPRTMETDTVDAMIDSPTTSRGVDMMDLHPNMMDEPFDSGFLQSSAPIPISARTVAGHEAARLGSQLAASQRQRRDAERGTIVEPRARSYDHQRQDKPEKAADKLQYQSLDAVNKEEKHVTEQRYLERSGQVLLNVPTEKFSLPHSFSSPEFPVPSIKTSTLRSTPLVTLHTSPLISPNSRSSDVTDIVLPIPTIRSSFFNIDLEQSYDFNPPTQSKKYGRSHSETILPGIERSDTRPSIIQPDPTCTARRHRHSISGQMSYFKLLGYNVNKKLTGSANSLFSTAVISGSSSAPNLKDMVPPHASAVAAIEGFGGVPPIRPLETLHNALSLRQLDSFLEMMTSAPLFRTPASSPPKYPSPGGSTHESVNQNINIGGVSREYHSSDLEAVRYRKKLSKPSLDADIDSLLRYITPTPIQYKPSNDGESCDIRNQLSPTSPNSTGWSSEPQSFLSSEPSSPAPTSTGECSMSISLISNDGAQSFNVGPKFSTTPCLDVDFNEFCINIDQEHREGRGSVSYTDYYSNEDGQIRNCSFGAGFNSNLQKIMRTDDLPVDNMDDDEDHTITLKQTEEQKKQDVKQIFEQKEYPSTKSSSSYKKIGRFLVESKEISDEDVRIKEADNIDKSKSPASMKTESFNIEKTQKSKDGIDVMQEQQKKKNFFRSQSVSMPKTPTQKQESNYSYKCTSKISSLSNMSDKDLENWKQSMMESKDPCTIEMKAEEPILTVASSMTGNSSVTIGFNVQDEKKEPDL, from the exons ATGTCTTACACTGAATTGGAACATGGTTATCAG GGTCTACGGAGTGCCAGCCGACCAATTTTCTACGTAGGGGATTTAAATACTGTACAACCAACCCTTGTGGGTCCTGTAGCTTCTTCTATATATCGTTCATCAAAAAGA GCCGAACTGTCGGACGGGTGTAGCAATGATGATGGATGCATGGGTGGAAGCGATTTGGAAGGAGAAGGGAAGCAAGTTTTGGTTGGAATCTGTGCGATGGCAAAAAAATCACAAAGTAAACCAATGAAGGAAATTTTAACAAGATTGGAAGAATTTGAGTACATtaaaatagtagtatttcctgAAGAAGTTATTTTAAAG GAGTCTGTAGAAGATTGGCCAATTGTTGATTGTTTAATAAGCTTCCATAGTAAAGGCTTTCCCCTTGATAAAGCTATAAATTATGCTAATCTTAGAAATCCTTTTATCATCAATAATTTGCCCATGCAATATGACATTCAG GATCGTAGGAGAGTTTATGCCATCTTAGAGAGTGAAGGTATTGAAATCCCAAGATATGCTGTCCTGGATAGAGACTCGTCTGATCCAAAAC ATCATGAACTAGTAGAATCAGAAGATCATGTCGAAGTTAATGGTGTTACATTCAACAAACCGTTTGTGGAAAAACCAGTATCTGCAGAGGatcataatatttacatttattatccTACATCTGCAGGTGGAGGCAGTCAAAGATTATTTAGGAAg ATTGGAAGTCGTAGTAGTGTATATTCACCAGAATCTCGAGTTCGTAAAACAGGTTCTTACATATACGAAGATTTTATGCCAACCGACGGTACAGACGTTAAGGTTTATACCGTGGGTCCAGATTATGCTCACGCAGAGGCAAGAAAAAGCCCTGCATTGGATGGTAAAGTCGAAAGAGATtcagaaggaaaagaaattcgCTATCCGGTTATACTAAGTAATGCTGAAAAGTTAATTAGTAGAAAAGTGTGCTTAGCTTTTAAACAAACAGTTTGTGGTTTTGATTTACTTag GGCAAACGGGCAGTCATTTGTGTGCGACGTAAATGGGTTTAGTTTTGTAAAGAATTCTAACAAATATTATGATGACTGCGCAAAGATTTTGGGAAATATGATTTTAAGAGAATTGGCACCCACTTTACATATACCATGGAGCGTTCCTTTTCAATTGGACGATCCGCCTATTGTGCCTACTACATttggaaaaat GATGGAATTACGATGTGTAGTTGCTGTTATAAGGCATGGAGATCGAACGCCAAAACAGAAAATGAAAGTAGAAGTTCGTCACCCGAA ATTtttcgagatattcgcaaaatacGACGGCTACAAGCATGGTCATATTAAATTAAAGAGGCCTAAGCAATTGCAAGAAATATTGGATACCGCACGTAGTTTATTGGCTGAAATACAACATCGTGCTGCTGGACCTGAATTGGAAGAAAAACAAGGAAAATTAGAACAATTGAAAAGCGTCTTAGAAAT GTACGGTCATTTCTCAGGGATAAATCGCAAGGTACAAATGAAATATCAACCAAGAGGCCGACCAAGAGGGAGTTCATCAGATGATG atcGACTTGGAGAACCTTCCCTTGTATTGATATTAAAATGGGGTGGAGAACTAACACCAGCCGGCCGTATTCAGGCAGAGGAGTTAGGAAGAATATTTCGCTGCATGTATCCTGGTGGTCAAGGTAGACACCTTAGTG AGGAAGACTCAGAGATGTTACCAAACCACG gtgaTTATGCTGGTGCACAAGGTTTAGGGTTACTTAGACTTCATTCAACATTTCGACATGACTTAAAGATCTATGCAAGTGATGAAGGAAGAGTTCAAATGACAGCAGCAGCCTTCGCAAAAGGTTTACTCGCATTAGAGGGTGAATTAACGCCAATATTAGTGCAGATGGTGAAGAGTGCTAATACTAATGGTCTATTGGACAACGATTGCGATAGTAGTAAATACCAAAATAT ggTAAAAACACGACTTCATGAATTATTACAACAAGACCGAGAATTTACGTGTGAAGACAGAGAACAGATAAATCCTGGTAACGCACTGAGCATTAACGCAGCCATGGATTTTGTTAAAAATCCTGTTCGTTGCTGCCAGCATGTTCATACTTTGATTCAAAAATTAATGGACATTGTTCGTATTAAGAAAGATGATCCTAAAACTAAAG ATGCAATTCTTTATCATGGTGAAACGTGGGAATTAATGGGTCGTCGATGGGGAAAGATTGAGAAGGATTTCTGTACCAAAAATAAGAGGTTCGATATATCGAAAATCCCGGATATTTATGATTGTATAAAGTATGATTTACAACATAACAACCATACGTTACAATTCGAACACGCGGAGGAATTGTACATTTATTCTAAGTATCTGGCAGATATAGTGATACCACAG GAATATGGATTAACAGTGCAAGAGAAGCTCACCATAGGCCAAGGTATTTGCACTCCTCTATTAAAAAAGATAAGAGCAGATTTGCagagaaatatcgaagaaactgGAGAAGAAACAGTTAATAGACTCAATCCGAg ATACTCCCATGGAGTTTCTAGTCCCGGTCGGCATGTACGCACAAGACTTTACTTTACAAGTGAAAGCCACGTACATTCTTTGTTGACTGTTTTACGTTATGGTGGTTTACTTGAT GTAATGAAAGATGAACAATGGCGTCGAGCTATGGAGTATGTTAGTATGGTTTCGGAATTAAATTACATGTCTCAAATTGTAGTTATGTTGTACGAAGATCCAACTAAAGATCCTAGCAGCGAAGAACGTTTTCACGTTGAATTGCATTTCAGTCCTGGTGTAAATTGTTGTGTGCAAAAGAATTTACCACCAGGACCAGGTTTTAGACCCCATTCACGCAATGAGAGTAGCCATAATGTA GGTGAAAGTGGTGGTTCTGCTCAAGATACCATTTCACAATGTAGCACCCGAATAGAGGAAGAAGATGTAGAGATGGGAATTTTGGAAGACGATTTTATGAATCCACCATTGCAATCT GAAACACCTCCACGAACAATGGAAACAGATACTGTAGATGCAATGATAGATAGTCCAACAACCAGTAGAGGAGTTGATATGATGGACTTACATCCTAACATGATGGATGAACCATTTGATAGTGGCTTTTTGCAGAGTTCTGCGCCCATTCCAATAAG TGCTAGAACCGTAGCTGGTCATGAAGCAGCAAGACTTGGTAGTCAATTAGCTGCAAGTCAACGTCAACGACGTGATGCAGAAAGAGGCACAATTGTTGAACCACGTGCTCGCAGTTATGATCATCAAAGACAGGACAAGCCCGAGAAAG CTGCGGACAAGCTGCAGTATCAGAGCTTGGACGCGGTCAACAAAGAAG AGAAGCATGTAACAGAGCAACGTTACTTAGAGAGATCTGGCCAGGTTTTGTTGAACGTGCCAACGGAAAAATTCAGTCTGCCACACTCCTTTAGTTCACCGGAGTTTCCAGTTCCTTCGATAAAAACCTCCACTTTGAGATCGACACCCTTGGTGACTTTGCACACATCTCCTCTAATCTCACCGAACAGCCGGAGCTCTGATGTGACGGATATCGTGTTACCAATCCCCACGATTCGTTCTTCGTTTTTCAATATCGATCTCGAACAGTCTTACGATTTCAATCCACCTACTCAGAGTAAGAAATACGGACGTTCTCATTCAGAGACGATTCTTCCTGGGATTGAGCGTAGCG ACACACGACCTTCGATCATTCAACCTGACCCTACCTGCACAGCAAGGCGCCACCGTCACAGTATCTCCGGACAGATGAGTTATTTCAAGCTGTTGGGCTACAACGTCAACAAAAAATTGACTGGATCAGCAAACAGTTTGTTCAGCACAGCTGTTATCAGTGGATCCTCCAGTGCGCCAAATCTCAAGGATATGGTACCACCTCATGCCTCTGCTGTTGCTG CAATAGAAGGTTTTGGTGGTGTACCGCCAATAAGACCTTTAGAAACTCTTCACAATGCATTGTCATTACGTCAATTGGATTCCTTTTTGGAAATGATGACCAGTGCGCCTCTGTTTCGAACACCCGCCTCTTCGCCTCCAAAGTATCCTTCACCTGGTGGATCAACCCACGAATCGGTTAACCAAAATATCAATATTGGAGGAGTCAGTCGCGAGTACCACTCTTCCGACCTGGAAGCTGTCAGGTACCGTAAGAAATTAAGTAAACCATCCTT AGATGCAGACATTGATTCTCTTCTTAGGTACATCACGCCAACGCCCATACAGTATAAACCTTCGAACGATGGAGAATCTTGTGATATAAGAAATCAATTGTCACCAACCAGCCCTAATA GTACTGGATGGAGCAGTGAACCACAATCATTTCTCTCTTCTGAACCTTCATCTCCTGCACCGACTTCAACAGGAGAATGCAGTATGTCTATAAGCTTAATCAGCAATGACgg tGCTCAATCGTTTAATGTGGGTCCTAAATTTTCTACAACTCCCTGCTTGGATGTGGATTTTAacgaattttgtataaatatcgatCAAGAGCATAGAGAAGGTCGTGGTAGTGTATCATATACAGATTATTATAGCAATGAAGATGGTCAAATACGAAACTGTAGTTTCGGAGCAGGCTTCAATTCTAATTTACAAAAGATCATGCGTACTGATGATCTTCCGGTTGATAATATGGATGATGATGAGGACCATACTATAACTTTAAAACAAACTGAAGAGCAGAAAAAGCAAGATgtgaaacaaatatttgaacAGAAGGAATATCCAAGCACAAAATCTAGTAGTAGCTATAAGAAAATTGGaag ATTCCTTGTTGAAAGCAAGGAAATATCAGACGAAGACGTCAGGATTAAAGAAGCAGATAATATAGACAAGTCAAAATCACCTGCTTCTATGAAAACTGAATCTTTTAATatagaaaaaacacaaaaaagcAAAGATGGTATTGATGTTATGCAAGAGcaacagaagaagaaaaatttttttCGATCTCAGAGTGTTTCTATGCCAAAAACTCCTACACAGAAGCAAGAATCAAATTACAGCTACAAATGTACTTCAAAGATAAGCTCTCTTTCAAATATGTCAGATAAAGATTTGGAGAATTGGAAGCAGAGCATGATGGAATCAAAAGATCCTTGCACCATAGAAATGAAGGCAGAGGAGCCAATTCTGACTGTAGCAAGTAGCATGACAGGTAATTCTAGCGTGACAATAGGTTTTAATGTTcaagatgaaaaaaaagaacCTGATCTTTAA